The window CGTGGGTTGTGGTATTGTGGTAAATAAAGACATCCACGAAAGGATTACGGTTGAAGGCGACAAAACCCACCCGGTAAATAAGGGCATGTTGTGCAGCAAAGGGCTGAACCTGCATTATACCGCAAACGATAAAAGCGACCGCCTGCTTTATCCTGAAATGCGCTACAATAAAAACATGCCTTTGCAACGGGTAAGCTGGAATACGGCGCTGGATAGAACCGCAGCGGTATTTAAAGCGCTTATTAAAAAATATGGCCCTGATAGTGTAGCCTTTTATGCCAGCGGGCAATGTTTAACCGAAGAATATTACGTAGTAAATAAATTAATTAAAGGTTTTATCGGTAGTAATAACATCGATACCAACAGCCGCTTATGTATGAGCAGTGCGGTTGTTGGTTATAAAATGAGCCTGGGCGAAGATACCGTACCCATTAGCTACGACGATATTGAAATTGCCGATTGCATTTTTGTGGCTGGCGCAAACCCGGCTTGGTGCCATCCCATCCTGTGGCGCCGGGTTGAAGCCGCTAAACTAAATAACCCCAATTTAAAAATTATTGTCAGCGACCCGCGTAAAACCCAAACCTGCTCACTCGCAGATGTGCATTTACAACTAAACCCGGGTACAGATATTACGCTGCACCATGCTGTTGGCCGCTGCCTGATTGAAGACGGGAAAGCAGATGCTGATTTTATCATCAACAGTACCAACGGTTACGAAAAATACCATGAAACTGTTTTTCAAACCACCATAGCAGAAGCCGCTGCCATTTGTGGCATCGAAGAAAGCGCCATCCGTTTAGCTGCCAGTTACATTGGCAATGCCAAAGGTTTTATTACCATGTGGACCATGGGGCTTAATCAAAGCGTGGTGGGCACCAATAAAAACCTTTCGTTAATTAATCTCAACCTGATAACGGGGCATATTGGCAAACCCGGCAGTGGTCCATTTTCACTGACCGGGCAACCTAATGCCATGGGCGGTCGCGAAGTAGGCGGATTAAGCAATTTATTACCCGCGCACCGCAACCTTGCCAACGAAAACCACCGTAACGAGGTAGAAAAATTTTGGCAAATCCCTTTGGGCACCATCCAGTCTAAACCGGGCTTAACTGCCACAGAAATGTTTGACGAGCTGAACTCAGGAAAACTGAAAGCTGTTTGGATACTCTGTACCAATCCCTTAATCAGCCTGCCCGATGTACGTATAGCAGAAGCTGGCCTAAAGAATGCCAGATTCGTAGTGGTGCAAGACATCAGCAATAAGGTAGAAACACTGAAATATGCCGATGTAGTACTACCCGCAGCCGCCTGGGCCGAAAAAGAAGGCACCATGACCAACGCAGGACGTTATATTGCCTATCTGAGTAAAATTACCGAGGCGCCCGGAGAGGCTTTACCCGATTCGGAAATCATTTGCCGCTTTGCACAAAAAATGGGCTACAGCGGTTTTGGCTTTAAAAATGCTGCTGCTATTTATGATGAACATGCAGCACTTACCGAAGGTACCAATATTGATATAAGCGGGCTTAACTACCAGATTTTAAAAGAAAAAAGAGCGGTACAATGGCCATACCCAAAAAACAAAAACACAGAGGGAACTGCGCGTTTATTTACCGATCATCAATTCTTTACACCCGATAAAAGAGCTAACATTGTATCGGTGAGCGATGCCAACCAATCGGAAGCCCTCAGCCCTGAACACCCACTGATTTTAACCACAGGCAGGATCAGAGACCAGTGGCACACCCGAAGCAAAACGGGGAAGGTTAACAAACTGAACCAACACATCAGCGAATCTTTTTTAGAAATAAATCCGGTTGATGCAGCAGCA is drawn from Pedobacter sp. HDW13 and contains these coding sequences:
- a CDS encoding nitrate reductase: MNNETNISPNTTTCCYCGVGCGIVVNKDIHERITVEGDKTHPVNKGMLCSKGLNLHYTANDKSDRLLYPEMRYNKNMPLQRVSWNTALDRTAAVFKALIKKYGPDSVAFYASGQCLTEEYYVVNKLIKGFIGSNNIDTNSRLCMSSAVVGYKMSLGEDTVPISYDDIEIADCIFVAGANPAWCHPILWRRVEAAKLNNPNLKIIVSDPRKTQTCSLADVHLQLNPGTDITLHHAVGRCLIEDGKADADFIINSTNGYEKYHETVFQTTIAEAAAICGIEESAIRLAASYIGNAKGFITMWTMGLNQSVVGTNKNLSLINLNLITGHIGKPGSGPFSLTGQPNAMGGREVGGLSNLLPAHRNLANENHRNEVEKFWQIPLGTIQSKPGLTATEMFDELNSGKLKAVWILCTNPLISLPDVRIAEAGLKNARFVVVQDISNKVETLKYADVVLPAAAWAEKEGTMTNAGRYIAYLSKITEAPGEALPDSEIICRFAQKMGYSGFGFKNAAAIYDEHAALTEGTNIDISGLNYQILKEKRAVQWPYPKNKNTEGTARLFTDHQFFTPDKRANIVSVSDANQSEALSPEHPLILTTGRIRDQWHTRSKTGKVNKLNQHISESFLEINPVDAAARNIKDNDIIEVLSLRGNVRVKAKYSTDIKPGVVFMPMHWGLILKSDLNRVNNLTNNLVDPLSKEPDFKFTAVEVKLYKKARQKIIVIGAGAGACGFVKSYRALNTTDDIEIFSKEDFPFYNRVLLPDYIIGTLPWHNLIKMSDSEEEDYRIKLHRGLSIEKINKADKTVTDSKGKTHHYDVLLLATGSRAFVLKDLPKLNGIFTMRSRTDADEFKKHVPQTNGKVVIVGGGLLGIELATSLAETGSKVAIIQRISRLMGRQLDALGSQLLHEELISKGIEIFYNDEVDRVIGEKNITGVRLKSGLMIDCESFVTAIGTVPNIELIKEAGITCKRGVVVDEYLRTNEEDIFAIGEIAEFKGEMYGITAAAEQQAEIVARFLCGDIAKFYQGSLLMNILKMHSLELCSLGLAEIPNNDPTYEEIVFIDKAKRYYKKCIVHNDKLVGAILIGDKGEFLEFRNLIENKMELSEKRLQLLRSGKTTEPLIGRTVCSCNNVGEGNLINKIKDGCKDHLQLCQLTGAGMGCGSCRPEVKAILDSFVNVLKTEPKAALAE